Proteins encoded in a region of the Sphingomonas jaspsi DSM 18422 genome:
- a CDS encoding antibiotic biosynthesis monooxygenase: MICRQWRGWTTAANADAYERIVRGEVIPGIEARAIPGFRHIDLMRRDLGDEVEFQTLMWFDSLDAIRAFIGEDYAVSHVPAAAQAVLSRFDEYAVHFEVIDRRPQRG, translated from the coding sequence ATGATTTGTCGGCAATGGCGGGGCTGGACGACAGCGGCCAACGCCGATGCGTATGAGCGGATCGTTCGTGGCGAGGTGATCCCGGGGATCGAGGCGCGGGCCATCCCCGGCTTCCGGCATATCGACCTGATGCGCCGCGACCTTGGCGATGAGGTCGAGTTTCAGACGCTGATGTGGTTTGACAGCCTCGATGCGATCCGCGCCTTCATAGGCGAGGACTATGCTGTCAGCCACGTGCCTGCGGCTGCACAAGCCGTCCTCAGCCGCTTCGACGAATACGCGGTCCATTTCGAAGTCATCGACCGGCGGCCCCAGCGCGGCTAA
- the dnaN gene encoding DNA polymerase III subunit beta translates to MKATIERATLLKSLGHVQSVVERRNTIPILSNVLIDAKDDGSIRLMATDLDLQVDESVPAQVSQAGATTVSAHTFFDIVRKLPEGSQVELSAADGKMQVVAGRARFNLSTLPRDDFPVIAEGELPTRFELQAATLRQIIDKTRFAISSEETRYYLMGIFLHVADDKLKAAATDGHRLARVTVDKPDGADGMPDIIIPKKCVGELRKLLDEVEGTVEVSLSGTKVRFGLGSAVLTSKLIDGTFPDYNRVIPTGNDKLLKLDPKSFMAGVDRVATIASEKTRAVKMALDRDKVTLSVTSPENGLAVEELPADYGNDGLEIGFNARYLMDILQQIEGDAVEVHLADAAAPTLLRENDKSSALYVLMPMRV, encoded by the coding sequence ATGAAGGCGACGATCGAACGGGCGACCCTCCTCAAGAGCCTGGGCCATGTCCAGTCGGTGGTCGAACGGCGCAATACCATTCCGATCCTGTCCAACGTGCTGATCGACGCCAAGGACGATGGCTCGATCCGCCTGATGGCGACCGATCTCGACCTGCAGGTCGATGAAAGCGTGCCTGCGCAGGTATCGCAGGCTGGCGCGACGACCGTGTCGGCCCACACCTTCTTCGACATCGTGCGCAAGCTTCCCGAGGGCAGCCAGGTCGAACTCAGCGCCGCCGACGGCAAGATGCAGGTCGTCGCCGGTCGGGCCCGCTTCAACCTGTCAACCTTGCCGCGCGACGATTTCCCGGTGATCGCGGAAGGCGAGCTGCCGACCCGTTTCGAACTGCAGGCTGCGACGCTGCGCCAGATCATCGACAAGACCCGCTTCGCCATCTCGTCGGAAGAAACCCGCTACTATCTCATGGGCATCTTCCTGCATGTCGCCGACGACAAGCTGAAGGCCGCGGCGACCGATGGCCACCGCCTGGCCCGCGTGACGGTCGACAAGCCCGATGGCGCCGACGGCATGCCCGACATCATCATCCCGAAGAAGTGCGTCGGCGAGCTGCGCAAGCTGCTCGATGAGGTCGAAGGCACGGTCGAAGTGTCTCTGTCGGGCACCAAGGTCCGCTTCGGCCTCGGCAGCGCGGTGCTGACCAGCAAGCTAATCGACGGCACCTTCCCCGACTACAACCGCGTCATTCCGACCGGCAACGACAAGTTGCTCAAGCTCGACCCGAAAAGTTTCATGGCGGGCGTCGATCGCGTTGCGACCATCGCCAGCGAAAAGACCCGTGCGGTCAAGATGGCGCTCGACCGCGACAAGGTGACGCTCAGCGTGACCAGCCCGGAAAACGGCCTGGCGGTCGAGGAACTGCCGGCCGACTATGGCAACGACGGACTCGAGATCGGCTTCAACGCCCGCTACCTGATGGACATCCTCCAGCAGATCGAAGGCGATGCGGTCGAAGTCCATTTGGCGGACGCGGCGGCTCCAACACTGCTGCGCGAAAACGACAAGAGCAGCGCGCTGTACGTTTTGATGCCGATGCGGGTCTGA
- the gyrB gene encoding DNA topoisomerase (ATP-hydrolyzing) subunit B encodes MATDPNKNEYGADSIKVLKGLDAVRKRPGMYIGDTDDGSGLHHMVFEVSDNAIDEALAGHCDRILIQLNPDGSVTVEDNGRGIPTDIHSEEGVSAAEVIMTQLHAGGKFENTSDDNAYKVSGGLHGVGVSVVNALSEWLDLTIWRDGQEHYMRFAFGDAVAPLKVVGPAPAGKKGTCVTFLPSPATFKITEFDFEKLEHRYRELAFLNSGVRLILADARHEERVEHELYYEGGIAAFVKYLDRNKTPLFPEPIAISAVRDGIGIDVALEWNDSYYENVLPFTNNIPQRDGGTHMAAFRAALTRTINSYADKSGMLKKEKVTLTGDDMREGLTAIVSVKLPDPKFSSQTKDKLVSSEVRQPLEALMSDKMSEWLEEHPADARAIIQKIIDAAAAREAAKRARELTRRKGVMDIASLPGKLADCQERDPSKSELFLVEGDSAGGSAKQGRDRHYQAILPLKGKILNVERARFDRMLSSKEIGTMIQALGTSIGREEFNLEKLRYHKIVIMTDADVDGAHIRTLLLTFFYRQMPELIEAGHLYIAQPPLYKVARGRSEVYLKDDAALDEYLVDAGLEGLLFDSSEGPRSGDDLRSLVDHARRVRTLMRYAPRKYDYAMLEALALTGALDPNLSADGRAKAIAKVAEWLGRGDEEAQWSGEVGVEGGYVLKRLWRGVTDAYVIEPSFLVSAEARKLHALVAEQASTYAAPGSLRTVKAAAKAEAEDGEEVADTRKAVAVTRPSELLDAVLAAGRRGLSIQRYKGLGEMNAEQLWETTLDPANRSLLRVEVAQADVADEIFTRLMGDVVEPRREFIQENALSVANLDV; translated from the coding sequence ATGGCTACTGATCCCAACAAGAATGAATATGGCGCCGACAGCATCAAGGTCCTGAAGGGCCTCGACGCAGTCCGCAAGCGCCCCGGCATGTACATCGGCGACACCGACGACGGTTCGGGTCTCCACCACATGGTCTTCGAAGTCAGCGACAATGCGATCGACGAGGCGCTGGCGGGTCACTGCGACCGCATCCTCATTCAGCTCAACCCGGACGGATCGGTCACGGTAGAGGATAACGGCCGCGGGATTCCGACCGACATCCATTCTGAAGAGGGCGTATCGGCGGCCGAGGTCATCATGACCCAGCTTCACGCCGGCGGTAAGTTCGAAAACACCAGCGACGACAATGCCTATAAGGTGTCGGGCGGTCTCCACGGCGTCGGCGTCAGCGTCGTCAATGCGCTGAGCGAATGGCTCGACCTTACCATCTGGCGCGACGGGCAGGAGCATTACATGCGCTTCGCCTTTGGCGACGCCGTGGCGCCGCTCAAGGTCGTCGGCCCCGCGCCGGCGGGCAAGAAGGGCACCTGCGTCACCTTCTTGCCGAGCCCCGCGACCTTTAAGATCACCGAATTCGATTTCGAAAAGCTCGAACATCGTTATCGCGAGCTCGCCTTCCTCAACTCGGGCGTGCGGCTGATCCTGGCCGATGCGCGCCATGAAGAACGGGTCGAGCATGAGCTGTATTACGAAGGCGGCATTGCGGCCTTCGTGAAATATCTCGATCGCAACAAGACGCCGCTGTTCCCCGAACCGATCGCTATTTCGGCGGTCCGTGACGGCATCGGCATCGACGTCGCGCTCGAATGGAACGACAGCTATTACGAAAACGTCCTGCCGTTCACCAACAACATTCCGCAACGCGACGGCGGCACCCACATGGCCGCGTTCCGCGCCGCTTTGACCCGCACCATCAACAGCTATGCCGACAAGTCGGGTATGCTGAAGAAGGAAAAGGTCACGCTGACGGGCGACGATATGCGCGAAGGCCTGACCGCCATCGTGTCGGTTAAGCTGCCCGATCCCAAATTCAGTAGCCAGACCAAGGACAAGCTGGTCAGCTCTGAAGTGCGCCAGCCGCTCGAAGCGCTGATGAGCGACAAGATGAGCGAATGGCTGGAGGAACATCCGGCCGACGCCCGCGCCATCATCCAGAAAATCATCGACGCCGCCGCCGCTCGCGAAGCCGCAAAGAGGGCGCGCGAGCTGACCCGGCGCAAGGGCGTGATGGACATCGCCTCCCTCCCCGGCAAGCTCGCCGACTGCCAGGAACGCGATCCGTCCAAGTCCGAACTGTTCCTGGTCGAAGGCGATTCGGCAGGCGGGTCAGCCAAGCAGGGCCGCGACCGCCATTACCAGGCGATCCTGCCGCTCAAGGGCAAGATTTTGAACGTCGAGCGCGCGCGATTCGACCGCATGCTGTCGTCCAAGGAAATCGGGACGATGATCCAGGCGCTCGGCACCTCGATCGGGCGAGAGGAATTCAACCTCGAAAAGCTGCGCTACCACAAGATCGTCATCATGACCGACGCCGACGTCGACGGCGCGCATATCCGCACGCTGCTGCTGACCTTCTTCTATCGCCAGATGCCTGAGCTGATCGAAGCAGGGCACCTCTACATCGCCCAACCGCCGCTCTACAAAGTCGCGCGCGGACGCAGCGAGGTTTACCTGAAAGACGATGCCGCACTCGACGAATATCTGGTCGATGCCGGGCTGGAAGGCCTGCTGTTCGACAGCAGCGAAGGTCCGCGCAGCGGAGACGACCTGCGCAGCTTGGTCGACCATGCCCGCCGCGTGCGCACACTCATGCGCTACGCGCCGCGCAAGTATGATTATGCGATGCTCGAAGCGCTGGCGCTGACCGGCGCGCTCGACCCCAACCTCAGTGCCGATGGCCGCGCCAAGGCGATCGCCAAGGTCGCCGAATGGCTCGGTCGCGGCGACGAGGAAGCGCAGTGGTCCGGCGAAGTCGGCGTCGAGGGCGGCTATGTCCTGAAGCGGCTGTGGCGCGGCGTCACCGACGCCTATGTCATCGAACCCAGCTTTCTCGTTTCCGCCGAAGCGCGCAAGCTTCACGCGCTGGTCGCGGAACAGGCTTCGACCTACGCCGCACCGGGGTCGCTCCGGACCGTCAAAGCCGCCGCGAAAGCCGAAGCCGAGGATGGCGAGGAAGTCGCCGACACCCGCAAGGCGGTGGCCGTCACGCGACCTTCGGAGCTGCTCGACGCCGTGCTCGCCGCGGGCCGCCGCGGCCTGAGCATCCAGCGCTACAAAGGCCTTGGCGAAATGAACGCCGAGCAGCTGTGGGAAACCACGCTCGACCCGGCCAATCGTTCGCTGCTGCGGGTCGAAGTCGCGCAGGCCGACGTCGCCGACGAGATTTTCACCCGGCTGATGGGCGACGTGGTCGAACCGCGCCGCGAATTCATCCAGGAAAATGCGCTGAGCGTCGCCAACCTGGACGTCTGA
- a CDS encoding class V aminotransferase has translation MTFKPLFSKSLAASPERLHLAAHSHHLWPDASYEGQIACWDDAARLADRKWDRIMGELWPDAQAEVAEELGSGDPSAIVFSANTHDFIIRLVAACPRQGSKLRVLTGDGEFHSARRQFSRWREDGWFEPEIVAVEPYSDFSERFIDRARSGEHDLIFVSQMMFNSGRWMDRVSELAALARPEGPWVVIDGYHSFMAVERPFPADVAARAFYLAGGYKYAMAGEGMGLMHCPPGFGPRPPITGWYAEFEDLTLPPGMIGYAKDGSRFMGATFDASALYRFTANRRTLKAHGITTAVASGKVAGLHRLLLDAIAGTPLEQATLLNPLGEGPHARFLAFRHSDAQRWCNALLQRNCITDVRGDVLRIGFGIYHDEEDIDRFVTVASDIA, from the coding sequence TTGACCTTCAAACCATTGTTTTCGAAAAGCCTTGCTGCTTCGCCGGAACGGCTCCACCTGGCAGCGCACAGCCATCATCTTTGGCCCGACGCGTCGTACGAAGGGCAGATCGCATGCTGGGATGATGCCGCTCGACTGGCCGACCGCAAGTGGGACCGGATCATGGGCGAGCTATGGCCCGACGCGCAGGCCGAGGTCGCCGAAGAACTCGGCAGCGGCGATCCGTCGGCGATCGTCTTTTCGGCCAACACGCACGATTTCATCATCCGCTTGGTCGCGGCCTGCCCGCGACAGGGCTCAAAACTGCGCGTGCTGACGGGTGATGGAGAGTTTCATTCCGCTCGCCGTCAATTCTCGCGCTGGCGCGAAGACGGGTGGTTCGAGCCCGAGATTGTCGCGGTCGAGCCCTATTCCGACTTTTCCGAACGCTTCATCGATCGCGCGAGAAGCGGTGAGCACGACCTGATTTTTGTCAGCCAGATGATGTTCAATTCCGGTCGCTGGATGGACCGGGTTTCCGAACTGGCCGCGCTGGCACGGCCGGAAGGGCCGTGGGTCGTTATCGACGGCTACCATAGTTTCATGGCTGTAGAGCGCCCATTTCCCGCCGACGTCGCGGCACGCGCCTTCTACCTCGCGGGCGGCTACAAATATGCCATGGCGGGCGAGGGCATGGGGTTGATGCATTGCCCGCCGGGCTTCGGACCTCGGCCGCCGATCACCGGCTGGTACGCCGAATTCGAAGACCTCACGCTGCCGCCGGGCATGATCGGTTACGCCAAGGACGGCTCGCGATTCATGGGCGCGACGTTCGACGCGTCCGCACTGTATCGCTTCACTGCAAACCGGCGCACGTTGAAGGCGCACGGCATCACCACAGCCGTCGCCAGCGGCAAGGTCGCCGGCCTGCACCGTCTGTTGTTGGATGCGATCGCCGGAACCCCGCTGGAACAGGCGACCCTGCTCAATCCACTGGGTGAAGGGCCTCACGCGCGATTCCTTGCGTTCCGGCATTCCGATGCACAACGCTGGTGTAATGCATTGTTGCAGCGCAACTGCATCACCGACGTGCGCGGCGACGTGCTGCGCATCGGCTTCGGCATCTATCACGATGAAGAGGATATCGACCGCTTCGTGACGGTGGCGTCCGATATCGCCTGA
- a CDS encoding response regulator, which produces MDMQMPEMDVLAATRTIRASGGAWAEIPIIALTADASPERRRFYQGVGLTDFMTKPIDQAELAAKLASIREGGEGPPVAASDRLP; this is translated from the coding sequence ATGGACATGCAGATGCCCGAGATGGATGTCCTTGCCGCCACCCGCACCATCCGCGCGTCGGGCGGCGCCTGGGCCGAAATCCCGATTATTGCCCTGACCGCGGATGCATCGCCCGAGCGAAGGCGGTTTTACCAAGGGGTCGGCTTGACCGACTTCATGACCAAGCCGATCGACCAAGCCGAATTGGCCGCCAAGCTGGCCTCGATCAGGGAGGGCGGCGAGGGCCCGCCGGTAGCGGCGTCGGACAGGCTGCCGTAA
- a CDS encoding spinster family MFS transporter, translating to MPSENDSTVIRGRTVMMVMLVIAYTLNFIDRQIVGILAEPIKADLGLSDAELGWMGGTAFALFYTALAIPLAMLADRKDRSWIITIGLTLWSGATALCGMAQSFWQLFAARMSVGIGEAAGVAPAYSLISDLYPLRQRSRALAIFSLGIPLGSALGVLFGGLLAAHIDWRFAFFAVGLLGILFAPLFKLVVRDPGHARKQAEASVKAPTLSTVFRTIAVKPSFWLLSFGAGTASLVGYGLAFWIPSFVARSYGLDLTHRSLVVATIMLVGGCIGIWGGGLAGDRLGNAHPRGYAMVPAIAFAVTLPAYLLAFSTTNLFLSILLFIVPTALGLTWLGPVVTAVTRLVPLDMRATASALFLFINNLIGLGAGSTVIGFISDSLSARYGDDALRHSAMATSLLYALAAILMLLAARRLSRDVVDA from the coding sequence ATGCCCAGCGAGAACGACAGCACGGTCATCCGCGGCCGAACCGTGATGATGGTGATGCTCGTCATCGCCTACACCCTCAATTTCATCGATCGGCAAATCGTCGGCATCCTGGCGGAACCGATCAAGGCCGACCTCGGGCTCAGCGACGCCGAGCTCGGATGGATGGGCGGGACCGCCTTTGCTTTGTTTTACACCGCGCTTGCCATCCCCCTTGCGATGCTTGCCGACCGCAAGGATCGCAGCTGGATAATCACGATCGGCCTCACGCTGTGGAGCGGCGCGACCGCGCTTTGCGGGATGGCACAGAGCTTCTGGCAATTGTTCGCGGCGCGGATGAGCGTCGGCATCGGCGAAGCCGCCGGGGTCGCACCGGCTTACTCGCTCATCTCGGATCTGTACCCGCTGCGACAGCGGTCGCGGGCGCTGGCGATCTTTTCGCTCGGCATACCGCTGGGTAGCGCGCTCGGCGTTCTGTTCGGCGGGTTGCTGGCCGCGCATATAGATTGGCGGTTTGCCTTTTTCGCGGTGGGCCTGCTTGGAATCCTGTTTGCGCCGCTGTTCAAACTCGTCGTGCGTGACCCCGGGCACGCCCGCAAGCAGGCGGAAGCCAGCGTCAAGGCGCCTACCCTTTCGACCGTGTTTCGCACGATCGCGGTAAAGCCGTCTTTTTGGCTGTTGAGCTTCGGGGCGGGAACGGCGAGCCTCGTCGGATATGGTCTGGCCTTCTGGATCCCCAGCTTCGTCGCGCGAAGCTACGGTCTCGATCTGACCCATCGTTCCCTCGTCGTTGCGACCATCATGCTCGTCGGCGGCTGCATCGGCATATGGGGCGGCGGCCTGGCCGGTGACCGGCTCGGCAACGCCCATCCGCGCGGCTATGCGATGGTCCCGGCGATTGCCTTCGCCGTCACCCTGCCGGCTTATCTTCTGGCCTTTTCGACTACCAACCTCTTCCTTTCGATCCTGTTGTTCATCGTCCCCACCGCCCTCGGCCTGACGTGGTTAGGCCCGGTCGTGACGGCGGTTACCCGCCTCGTCCCGCTCGACATGCGCGCGACCGCGTCCGCGCTGTTCCTGTTCATCAACAATCTGATCGGCCTTGGCGCCGGGTCGACCGTCATCGGATTCATCTCCGACTCCCTGTCCGCAAGGTACGGCGACGACGCCTTGCGCCATTCGGCAATGGCGACCAGCCTGCTTTATGCGCTCGCCGCGATCTTGATGCTGCTCGCCGCACGGCGCCTCTCGCGCGACGTCGTCGACGCCTGA
- a CDS encoding fasciclin domain-containing protein, whose protein sequence is MLAAAATALVGLAACSNETADKTGSPAAQEASGDNTISDGFGDATTFQKAVKSTGLDGTLAGPGPYTVLIPTNAAFDKLPAGALDTLMKDDARQELTGVLTYHILPGTILAEDIGKAIDAGKGKTNLPTMGGGTITATRDGDAVVLEDGAGTKARLVGTDEKRSNGVIHRLDAVLMPS, encoded by the coding sequence ATGCTGGCGGCTGCCGCGACGGCGCTGGTGGGTCTTGCAGCCTGCAGCAACGAGACTGCCGACAAAACGGGCAGTCCAGCAGCGCAGGAAGCGTCCGGCGACAATACGATCAGCGACGGGTTCGGCGACGCAACGACGTTCCAGAAGGCCGTAAAGTCCACCGGCCTTGACGGCACCCTGGCAGGCCCTGGACCTTATACCGTGCTGATCCCAACCAACGCCGCTTTCGACAAGTTGCCGGCGGGCGCGCTCGACACGCTGATGAAGGATGACGCGCGTCAGGAACTGACGGGCGTGCTTACGTACCACATCCTGCCGGGAACCATCCTTGCCGAAGATATCGGCAAGGCGATCGACGCCGGCAAGGGAAAGACCAATCTACCGACGATGGGCGGCGGAACGATCACGGCAACGCGTGATGGAGACGCTGTCGTCCTCGAGGACGGTGCCGGAACCAAGGCCCGGCTGGTTGGGACTGACGAAAAACGCAGCAATGGTGTGATCCACCGCCTCGATGCGGTGTTGATGCCCAGCTAG
- a CDS encoding tryptophan 2,3-dioxygenase has product MTATPAGMSYADYLQLDTLLSAQKPLSELHDEMLFVIIHQTKELWLKQMLHEVALAISLVEQDKFAEAYKALSRVSRIQTVMTLSWDILATLTPIDYTAFRDVLGTSSGFQSVQFREFEYRLGLKDSRFLDYCEGGSAGRLRLQAALDEPSLWDAANAALARAGFDISGAAAIQSSWLGVYQQPDRYFGLYQLAEKLVDIDDALAAWRHKHMLTVERIIGFKTGTGGSAGAAYLASTLTKRAFPQLWSLRTDL; this is encoded by the coding sequence ATGACCGCGACGCCTGCTGGCATGAGCTATGCCGACTATCTGCAGCTCGACACCCTGTTGTCGGCGCAGAAGCCCTTGTCCGAGCTGCATGACGAAATGCTGTTCGTCATCATCCACCAGACCAAGGAGTTGTGGCTGAAGCAGATGCTGCACGAGGTCGCGCTCGCGATCTCGCTGGTCGAGCAAGACAAGTTTGCCGAAGCCTACAAGGCCTTGTCGCGCGTCAGCCGGATCCAGACGGTGATGACCTTGTCGTGGGACATTCTCGCGACGCTGACCCCGATCGATTACACGGCGTTCCGTGACGTTTTGGGCACGTCGTCGGGATTTCAGTCGGTCCAGTTTCGGGAGTTCGAGTATCGACTGGGACTCAAGGATTCGCGCTTCCTCGACTATTGCGAAGGGGGCAGCGCAGGCCGCCTGAGGTTGCAGGCGGCATTGGACGAACCGTCCTTGTGGGATGCCGCCAACGCCGCGCTGGCCCGGGCCGGCTTCGACATATCGGGCGCCGCCGCCATCCAGTCGTCATGGCTCGGCGTCTACCAGCAGCCCGATCGCTATTTCGGCCTCTATCAGCTGGCGGAAAAGCTGGTCGATATTGACGACGCCCTCGCCGCGTGGCGGCACAAGCACATGCTGACCGTCGAACGTATCATCGGCTTCAAGACCGGGACAGGCGGATCGGCGGGCGCGGCTTACCTCGCTTCGACCCTCACCAAGCGGGCCTTCCCCCAGCTATGGTCGCTGAGGACCGATCTTTGA
- a CDS encoding DEAD/DEAH box helicase, whose translation MEFQLTKFTDLGLSQPLLDALAAKDYDTPTPIQAQAIPTVLTGRDLLGIAQTGTGKTAAFMLPSLDRLVQASKGRPIPGRARMLVLAPTRELAAQIAESARMYAKGQHISVGVIFGGVPVPKSIREVGRGLDVLVATPGRLLDLVDQRVLDLSALEILVLDEADQMLDLGFIHALKRIVKLIPEKRQTLFFSATMPKSIRQLADAYLTDPAEVAVTPVAKTADRVAQTVTFVNQAEKQALLTLKLQSIDLDRALVFSRTKHGADKIVRFLEAAGIPANAIHGNKSQAQRERALALFRSGEVPILIATDIAARGIDIPGVSHVFNFDLPDVPEQYVHRIGRTARAGAEGEAIAFCSPDERINLRDIQKLVKMTLPEAKLPEGFMAAVEAIKRLKPAPKKTDVRERQPNQGRRIKAVTEIKAGADVKADRRGDQQRRANRNRGQDGPREFDQFGRPVQAERRPNRDGGHRHGEGQRPQGQRHGEGQQRPQGQRPNGGRRFGGGGGQGQGFRGRGGRPNGAGA comes from the coding sequence ATGGAATTTCAATTGACCAAATTTACCGACCTTGGCCTCTCGCAGCCGCTGCTCGATGCGCTCGCCGCTAAGGATTATGACACGCCGACGCCGATCCAGGCGCAGGCCATTCCGACGGTGCTGACCGGGCGAGACCTGCTGGGCATCGCCCAGACCGGCACCGGCAAGACCGCTGCTTTCATGCTTCCGTCGCTCGATCGGCTGGTGCAGGCGTCCAAGGGCCGCCCGATCCCGGGCCGCGCCCGTATGCTCGTGCTCGCCCCGACCCGCGAACTGGCGGCGCAGATCGCCGAAAGCGCGCGGATGTACGCCAAGGGCCAGCATATCAGCGTCGGCGTGATCTTCGGCGGCGTTCCCGTGCCGAAATCGATCCGCGAAGTCGGCCGCGGCCTTGACGTCCTTGTCGCGACGCCGGGCCGCCTGCTCGACCTGGTCGACCAGCGCGTGCTCGACCTGTCGGCGCTGGAAATCCTCGTCCTCGACGAGGCCGATCAGATGCTCGACCTTGGCTTCATCCATGCGCTGAAGCGGATTGTGAAGCTCATTCCGGAGAAGCGTCAGACCCTGTTCTTCTCGGCGACCATGCCCAAAAGCATCCGCCAGCTCGCGGACGCCTACCTCACCGATCCCGCCGAAGTCGCGGTGACCCCGGTGGCCAAGACCGCCGACCGCGTCGCGCAGACGGTGACCTTCGTCAATCAGGCCGAAAAGCAGGCGCTACTGACGCTGAAGCTGCAATCAATCGATCTCGATCGCGCGCTGGTGTTCAGCCGTACCAAGCATGGCGCCGACAAGATCGTCCGCTTCCTCGAAGCGGCGGGAATTCCGGCCAACGCCATTCACGGCAACAAGAGTCAGGCGCAGCGGGAACGGGCGCTGGCGCTGTTCCGCTCGGGCGAAGTGCCGATCCTGATCGCGACCGATATTGCCGCGCGCGGCATCGACATTCCGGGCGTCAGCCATGTTTTCAACTTCGACCTGCCGGATGTTCCGGAGCAGTATGTCCACCGCATCGGTCGCACCGCGCGCGCCGGAGCGGAGGGTGAAGCCATCGCCTTCTGCAGCCCGGACGAGCGCATCAACCTGCGCGATATCCAGAAGCTGGTGAAGATGACGCTGCCCGAAGCCAAGCTGCCCGAAGGCTTCATGGCCGCGGTTGAAGCGATCAAGCGCCTCAAGCCGGCGCCCAAGAAGACCGACGTCCGCGAGCGCCAGCCTAACCAGGGCCGTCGCATCAAGGCCGTCACGGAGATCAAAGCCGGCGCCGATGTGAAAGCTGACAGGCGCGGCGACCAGCAGCGCCGCGCCAACCGCAACCGCGGTCAGGACGGCCCGCGCGAATTCGACCAGTTCGGCCGCCCGGTCCAGGCCGAGCGCCGCCCCAACCGCGATGGCGGGCATCGCCATGGCGAAGGCCAGCGTCCGCAGGGTCAGCGCCACGGTGAAGGGCAGCAGCGTCCGCAGGGTCAGCGCCCGAACGGCGGCCGTCGTTTCGGCGGTGGCGGCGGGCAGGGGCAGGGCTTCCGCGGTCGCGGCGGTCGTCCCAATGGCGCCGGCGCTTAA
- the recF gene encoding DNA replication/repair protein RecF (All proteins in this family for which functions are known are DNA-binding proteins that assist the filamentation of RecA onto DNA for the initiation of recombination or recombinational repair.), protein MAAIVRLSLTDFRNHRDAALAARDGFVLLSGPNGSGKTNILEAVSLLTPGRGLRQVPISEMARSDGPGGFAIAAKLDGNVELGTGASATAPDRRQVRINGAAASVNSLSEWLSVLWLTPAMDRLFTESAGGRRRFLDRLTLALEPGHASHAARYEAAMRARNKLLAEPDHADPDWLSALEVGMAEHGEAVAAARQRTVDALGEAIGASPDGDFPRAGLSLEGWSRNNLAHQLKSNRGRDAAAGRATEGPHRQDLLVTHLAKQQPASRGSTGEQKALLIGIILAHARLVAERRGAPPILLLDEVAAHLDPNRRLALFERLSGNGQVWLTATEPELFEGIGPATRFHVVDGAVSAA, encoded by the coding sequence ATGGCCGCCATCGTCCGCCTCTCGCTGACCGATTTCCGCAACCACCGCGACGCCGCGCTGGCCGCTCGCGACGGATTCGTGCTGCTCAGCGGGCCGAACGGGTCGGGCAAGACCAACATCCTTGAAGCCGTGTCGCTGCTGACACCGGGGCGCGGCCTCAGGCAGGTCCCGATTTCGGAGATGGCGCGAAGCGACGGGCCGGGCGGATTTGCCATTGCGGCTAAGCTGGATGGCAATGTCGAACTCGGCACCGGCGCCAGTGCGACTGCGCCCGATCGCCGTCAGGTCCGCATCAACGGCGCGGCAGCATCGGTAAATTCGCTGTCCGAATGGCTCTCGGTGCTGTGGCTGACGCCTGCCATGGACCGGCTGTTCACGGAAAGCGCGGGAGGGCGTCGACGATTCCTCGACCGGCTGACGCTGGCGCTGGAGCCGGGGCACGCGAGCCATGCGGCACGCTATGAAGCGGCCATGCGGGCGCGGAACAAGCTGCTGGCCGAGCCCGACCATGCCGACCCCGATTGGCTGTCGGCGCTCGAAGTCGGCATGGCAGAGCATGGAGAGGCCGTCGCGGCGGCGCGCCAGCGCACGGTCGATGCGCTGGGCGAGGCGATCGGCGCGTCGCCGGACGGCGACTTCCCGCGCGCAGGCCTGAGCCTCGAGGGATGGTCGCGCAACAATCTCGCTCACCAACTGAAATCCAATCGCGGGCGCGACGCGGCGGCGGGGCGCGCGACCGAAGGTCCGCATCGGCAAGACCTGCTGGTCACCCACCTCGCCAAGCAACAGCCGGCGTCGCGCGGCTCGACGGGTGAGCAGAAGGCGTTGCTGATCGGTATCATCCTCGCCCACGCCCGGTTGGTCGCCGAGCGACGGGGCGCGCCGCCCATCCTGTTGCTAGATGAAGTCGCCGCTCACCTCGACCCCAATCGACGCCTGGCGCTGTTCGAACGGCTGTCGGGGAACGGCCAGGTCTGGCTTACCGCAACCGAGCCCGAACTGTTCGAAGGAATCGGCCCGGCCACCCGCTTCCATGTCGTCGACGGGGCGGTTTCCGCGGCCTGA